A genomic segment from Candidatus Viadribacter manganicus encodes:
- a CDS encoding phosphatase PAP2 family protein translates to MPIAIFLGVALPLFAFMEIADEVGEGEARWFDESILLALRTADPADPIGPRWVETSVMDITTLGGFAVLALVTFMATGYLLVLKRWSDALTLLFATIGGTLISEGLKVGFNRPRPDLVAHVVETTSMSFPSGHAMLSAVTYLTLGALIARTQEKRWLRGYVLGGAILVTLLIGLTRVYLGVHWPTDVLAGWCLGAAWALLCWVAATWFANRISGMTSGQSRSSLAE, encoded by the coding sequence GTGCCAATTGCGATCTTTCTCGGCGTCGCACTGCCGTTGTTCGCTTTTATGGAAATCGCCGATGAAGTCGGCGAAGGCGAAGCGCGTTGGTTCGACGAAAGCATTTTGCTGGCGTTGCGCACCGCTGATCCAGCGGACCCGATCGGACCGCGATGGGTCGAGACATCGGTGATGGATATTACAACGCTTGGCGGTTTCGCTGTGCTGGCGCTCGTGACTTTTATGGCGACCGGATATTTGCTGGTGCTGAAGCGTTGGAGCGATGCGCTGACGCTTTTGTTCGCGACGATTGGCGGCACACTGATCAGTGAGGGTTTGAAGGTCGGGTTCAATCGCCCGCGTCCTGATCTTGTGGCGCATGTGGTCGAAACCACGAGCATGAGTTTTCCCAGCGGACACGCGATGCTTTCGGCGGTGACGTACCTGACGCTTGGCGCTTTGATTGCGCGCACGCAGGAGAAACGGTGGTTGCGCGGCTATGTGCTGGGTGGTGCGATCCTGGTCACATTACTGATTGGACTGACGCGCGTTTATCTCGGGGTGCACTGGCCGACGGATGTGCTGGCTGGCTGGTGCCTCGGCGCAGCCTGGGCGCTGCTCTGCTGGGTGGCTGCGACTTGGTTCGCCAATCGCATCTCTGGGATGACGAGCGGACAGAGCCGTTCTAGCTTGGCGGAATGA
- a CDS encoding pirin family protein — protein sequence MSDDPSAVMITLEPKPRDLGGGFSVRRALPAIEKRMIGPFIFWDEFGPSHFGVGEGLDVRPHPHINLATVTYLFEGEIFHRDTLGSAQVIQPGDVNWMNAGRGIAHSERTRAELRAMGSPIAGIQSWVALPEAHEESEAFFKHHRVAELPVIEEGGKIVRVIAGSLYGKNSPVKTYSEMFYADAQLDAGASLPLGAEHEERGLYLTGGEIEVAGDQFERGRLLVFRPGDAITIKALTPARFMLLGGANLGPRHIWWNFVSSRKERIEQAKEDWKAGRFGTVPGDDKEFIPLPDH from the coding sequence ATGAGCGACGATCCTTCTGCAGTTATGATCACACTCGAACCGAAGCCGCGCGACCTGGGAGGCGGCTTTTCCGTGCGGCGTGCGCTGCCGGCGATCGAGAAGCGCATGATCGGCCCGTTCATCTTTTGGGATGAGTTCGGGCCATCGCATTTTGGCGTGGGTGAGGGTCTTGATGTGCGCCCGCATCCGCACATCAATCTGGCGACAGTTACTTATCTGTTCGAAGGTGAGATTTTTCATCGCGACACTTTGGGATCGGCGCAGGTGATTCAACCGGGCGATGTGAATTGGATGAACGCTGGGCGCGGCATCGCTCATTCGGAGCGCACGCGTGCGGAGCTGCGCGCCATGGGCTCGCCGATCGCCGGCATTCAGTCCTGGGTGGCGCTGCCGGAGGCGCATGAAGAAAGCGAGGCGTTCTTCAAGCATCACCGTGTAGCCGAATTGCCGGTGATCGAAGAGGGCGGCAAGATCGTGCGCGTGATCGCGGGATCGTTGTACGGCAAGAATTCGCCGGTGAAGACCTATTCGGAAATGTTTTATGCCGATGCGCAGCTGGACGCGGGCGCCTCTTTGCCACTTGGCGCCGAGCATGAGGAGCGCGGGCTTTATCTGACGGGCGGTGAAATCGAAGTTGCGGGCGATCAATTTGAACGAGGACGCTTGTTGGTTTTTCGTCCCGGCGATGCGATCACTATTAAGGCGCTGACGCCCGCGCGGTTCATGCTGCTGGGCGGCGCCAATCTTGGGCCTCGTCATATTTGGTGGAATTTTGTCTCGTCACGCAAGGAGCGGATCGAGCAGGCGAAGGAAGATTGGAAAGCCGGACGCTTTGGCACAGTACCGGGCGACGACAAGGAATTCATCCCGCTACCGGATCACTGA
- a CDS encoding MerR family transcriptional regulator has product MKPNVFQETAAAVAKRFGVSVKALRVYEDAGLLKPARTVAGWRIYRQPEIERLSAILALKQLGLPLKRIGELLRGAGDLAAALALQEAALEDARSEAEQALALVRQARAKLKGKQSLSPDELGKLVRSTAMSEMKWSPKMEALAQKHYTPEQLHGLRTREFTAEDQARVGAAWTKVFADIDALGASADPSSAKALEIGRRAQALIGEFTQGDPALFQAAGAMNREAMNDPELSKDMPTTMSHWQFLGRVFEALKGS; this is encoded by the coding sequence ATGAAACCTAACGTATTCCAGGAGACCGCGGCGGCGGTGGCGAAGCGCTTCGGCGTAAGCGTCAAGGCGTTGCGCGTTTACGAGGATGCGGGGCTGTTAAAGCCGGCGCGAACGGTGGCTGGCTGGCGGATTTATCGTCAGCCGGAGATAGAGCGGCTTTCCGCCATTTTGGCGCTGAAGCAGCTCGGGCTGCCGTTGAAGCGCATTGGCGAGCTGCTGCGTGGCGCTGGCGATCTTGCCGCTGCGCTGGCGCTGCAGGAAGCGGCTTTAGAGGATGCGCGCAGCGAAGCGGAGCAGGCACTGGCGCTGGTGCGTCAGGCGCGTGCGAAGCTGAAGGGCAAGCAGTCACTTTCCCCGGACGAGTTAGGAAAGCTCGTCAGGAGTACAGCAATGTCAGAGATGAAGTGGTCCCCAAAAATGGAGGCGTTGGCTCAAAAGCATTACACGCCCGAGCAATTGCATGGATTGCGCACGCGCGAATTCACGGCGGAAGATCAGGCGCGTGTCGGCGCGGCGTGGACGAAAGTGTTCGCCGACATCGATGCGCTGGGTGCGAGCGCGGATCCCTCGTCAGCCAAAGCGCTGGAGATCGGCCGCCGCGCTCAGGCTTTGATCGGAGAATTCACGCAGGGCGATCCGGCGCTCTTCCAGGCGGCAGGGGCGATGAACCGCGAAGCGATGAACGATCCTGAGCTGTCTAAGGACATGCCGACCACGATGAGCCACTGGCAATTCTTGGGGCGGGTGTTCGAAGCGTTGAAGGGGTCTTAA
- a CDS encoding bacteriohemerythrin, translating to MPIMTWDDSLDIGVHDMNREHRDILDAMNAIYDATQAGKKGQPVIAMINHLGAVTARHFRDEEIFMAKIDYADLENHKRVHTKLLKDFAMHQAAAVAADGVPTTEFFQFLRLWLAAHIKCIDRKYADYSRAPKGAAGSAR from the coding sequence ATGCCGATTATGACCTGGGACGATAGTTTGGACATTGGTGTGCACGATATGAATCGTGAGCACCGTGATATTCTCGACGCCATGAACGCGATCTACGACGCGACGCAGGCCGGCAAGAAGGGCCAGCCCGTTATCGCCATGATCAATCACCTTGGCGCAGTCACCGCTCGGCATTTTCGGGATGAAGAGATCTTCATGGCGAAGATCGACTACGCTGATCTGGAGAACCACAAGCGCGTCCACACCAAGCTGTTGAAGGATTTCGCGATGCACCAAGCGGCGGCAGTTGCTGCGGACGGTGTCCCGACGACTGAGTTTTTCCAGTTCCTTCGGCTTTGGCTGGCCGCTCACATCAAATGCATCGACAGAAAGTATGCAGATTATTCCCGTGCGCCAAAGGGCGCTGCCGGATCGGCCCGCTAA
- a CDS encoding elongation factor G has translation MPESKSANVVRAIAVVGPTGAGKTALIQALASAASGGPGIAPAAVGQSTETQFTAIDFMGDHYALIDAPGAVDFLADADFALPAVDLAIVVADPDPDKAVLVQPFLKALEELQIPRAIFINKIDAARGRIRDLLEALQPVSTAPLVARQIPIWESDKITGFVDLALERAYQYEQGKPSKIIDIPKDLAARETEARFHMLEQLADYDDELMEKLLSDVAPDRDTVFADLVKETRDSLIAPVFFGSTANGNGVRRLLKALRHDTPEPKYAAARLGLSGSGAYVAKISHAGQAGKLAFARVFGAALNDSDQLTLSDGSSQRPGALFSVAGSQTKKVSRVPEGDIAAIGKLDPVAAGDLLGASGLQKLKLSFKKRFPVYQLSITTKDRKDDVRLSGALQKLVDEDAGLNVVHDQTTHEILLQGQGEPHLRSVLDRLKGRFNVEVATAPPSTPYKESLRKNVEVRGRHKKQTGGHGQFGDCVIQVKPLPRGEGFQFVDKITGGAIPRQWIPAVEAGVKDAMVKGAIGFPVVDVAVTLIDGSFHAVDSSEHSFQQAGRIGMQEAIEQCGSVLLEPVEKLSIYTPSSGTPKINSAVSAHNGQILGFEPREGWQGWDRVDVYLPHSERQNFIIELRSLTQGLATFEAEYDHMVEVTGRRADDVAKKAQASA, from the coding sequence ATGCCTGAATCAAAATCGGCAAATGTAGTGAGGGCTATAGCCGTCGTCGGCCCGACCGGAGCGGGCAAGACGGCGTTGATCCAAGCTCTGGCCTCCGCCGCTTCGGGCGGTCCGGGTATAGCCCCGGCCGCGGTAGGCCAATCCACTGAAACCCAATTCACCGCTATCGATTTCATGGGCGACCATTACGCCCTCATAGATGCGCCAGGCGCCGTCGACTTTCTTGCAGACGCCGATTTTGCGCTTCCCGCGGTCGATCTCGCCATTGTCGTCGCCGATCCAGACCCTGACAAAGCCGTGCTGGTGCAGCCGTTCTTGAAGGCCTTGGAAGAGCTGCAGATTCCGCGCGCGATTTTCATCAACAAGATCGACGCCGCACGAGGCCGAATCCGAGATTTGTTGGAGGCATTACAGCCAGTTTCGACTGCTCCCTTGGTGGCGCGACAGATTCCGATTTGGGAAAGCGACAAGATCACCGGCTTCGTCGATCTCGCGCTGGAGCGCGCCTACCAATACGAGCAGGGCAAGCCCTCGAAGATCATCGACATTCCGAAGGATTTGGCGGCACGCGAAACCGAGGCGCGCTTCCATATGCTCGAACAGCTTGCCGATTATGACGATGAGCTGATGGAAAAGCTGCTTTCCGATGTCGCGCCTGACCGGGACACGGTCTTTGCAGATCTCGTGAAAGAGACGCGCGACAGTTTGATTGCGCCGGTGTTCTTTGGCTCGACCGCCAACGGCAATGGCGTGCGTCGACTTCTGAAGGCGTTGCGCCACGACACGCCGGAGCCGAAATACGCCGCCGCGCGTTTGGGACTAAGCGGCAGCGGCGCGTATGTCGCGAAGATATCGCACGCAGGACAGGCTGGAAAGCTCGCCTTCGCGCGCGTGTTCGGCGCGGCGCTGAACGATAGCGATCAGCTGACGTTGAGCGATGGTTCGTCCCAGCGTCCAGGCGCTCTCTTTTCCGTCGCCGGTTCGCAGACGAAGAAAGTATCTCGCGTGCCTGAAGGCGATATCGCTGCGATCGGCAAGCTCGACCCCGTCGCCGCCGGCGATCTTCTAGGCGCCAGCGGGCTGCAGAAGTTGAAGCTGAGCTTCAAGAAGCGTTTCCCGGTCTACCAGCTTTCGATCACAACCAAGGATCGGAAGGATGACGTGCGCCTTTCTGGTGCGCTGCAGAAACTGGTCGATGAGGATGCGGGCCTCAATGTCGTGCACGATCAAACGACGCATGAGATTTTGCTGCAGGGCCAAGGCGAGCCGCATCTGCGGAGCGTGCTCGATCGGTTGAAGGGGCGGTTCAACGTTGAGGTGGCCACCGCGCCGCCCTCAACGCCGTATAAGGAAAGTCTGCGCAAGAACGTGGAAGTGCGCGGGCGTCACAAAAAGCAAACCGGTGGCCACGGCCAGTTCGGCGATTGCGTCATCCAAGTGAAACCGTTGCCGCGCGGCGAGGGCTTTCAGTTTGTCGATAAGATCACCGGCGGCGCCATTCCGCGCCAATGGATCCCGGCTGTCGAGGCCGGGGTTAAAGACGCTATGGTCAAAGGCGCGATCGGCTTTCCAGTTGTCGATGTCGCCGTCACGTTGATCGACGGCTCATTCCATGCTGTCGATTCCAGCGAGCATTCGTTTCAGCAGGCTGGTCGCATCGGCATGCAGGAAGCGATCGAGCAATGTGGATCGGTGCTGCTAGAGCCGGTCGAGAAGCTTTCGATTTACACGCCAAGCTCCGGCACACCGAAAATCAATTCGGCGGTGTCCGCACATAACGGTCAGATCCTGGGCTTCGAGCCGCGCGAAGGCTGGCAAGGCTGGGATCGCGTCGATGTCTATCTGCCGCACAGTGAACGGCAGAATTTCATCATTGAATTGAGGTCGTTGACGCAGGGCTTGGCGACATTTGAGGCCGAGTACGATCATATGGTTGAAGTCACCGGCCGCCGCGCCGATGACGTCGCCAAGAAGGCGCAAGCGAGCGCCTAG
- a CDS encoding DMT family transporter, with translation MFGRLPPALVLTLAIIAGASMDATIKHLLQSNHVLLVSFGRYLFGAFFSLLIWWRAGKPVITKEMWRAHGLRGFVIAICAVTFFWSLKVLPLAEAVTLSFIYPLLAPFVAFVLLKERIRVSSVICALVGFGGVILAMQGAPSEAESPMHDVGVIAAILAATFFSIAMVLLRERSQKDGPVIVSLMTSVVPGIILLAPTMVFATPPNLDNWWFFLQLGALAAVFMYLMAQAYARAEAQQLAPIHYTELIYASLIGFFLFHEVPRPEIYMGAALIIAACLWAAYDERRLSLKPKPAAS, from the coding sequence ATGTTTGGCCGTCTGCCGCCAGCGCTAGTGCTCACGCTGGCGATCATCGCCGGCGCGTCGATGGACGCCACCATTAAACATCTCTTGCAGAGTAATCACGTTCTGCTTGTCAGCTTCGGACGTTACCTCTTCGGCGCATTCTTTTCGCTGCTGATATGGTGGCGCGCCGGCAAGCCGGTAATTACCAAGGAGATGTGGCGTGCGCACGGCCTGCGCGGCTTCGTGATCGCGATCTGCGCCGTAACGTTCTTTTGGTCTCTAAAGGTGCTTCCGCTAGCTGAAGCGGTGACGCTGTCTTTTATTTATCCGCTGCTCGCGCCTTTCGTAGCGTTCGTTCTGCTGAAAGAGCGCATCCGGGTCTCCAGCGTCATCTGCGCTTTGGTTGGCTTCGGCGGCGTCATCCTCGCCATGCAAGGCGCGCCGAGCGAGGCGGAATCGCCAATGCACGATGTCGGCGTTATCGCCGCCATTCTGGCTGCGACCTTCTTCTCCATCGCGATGGTCCTCTTGCGCGAGCGCTCCCAGAAGGATGGTCCGGTGATCGTCAGCCTGATGACCAGTGTCGTGCCGGGCATCATCCTGCTTGCGCCAACCATGGTGTTCGCGACACCGCCAAATCTCGACAATTGGTGGTTCTTCCTTCAACTCGGCGCACTCGCCGCAGTGTTCATGTATTTGATGGCTCAAGCTTACGCGCGCGCCGAAGCGCAACAGCTCGCGCCGATCCACTACACCGAGCTCATCTATGCGAGCTTGATTGGCTTTTTCCTCTTTCACGAAGTGCCGCGGCCGGAAATTTATATGGGCGCTGCCCTGATCATCGCGGCGTGCCTATGGGCCGCCTACGACGAGCGCCGCCTCTCGCTAAAGCCAAAGCCAGCGGCGAGCTAA
- a CDS encoding acyl-CoA dehydrogenase family protein, translating to MSAQLTEDQELIVETARSFAQEKLRPNAARWEEEGLDRGVLQELAGLGFGGIYVGEEHGGSGLSRLDAALIFEELSRGCIATAAFLSIHNMCSWMIDSFGSEEQRAEWLPKLTTMEKIASYCLTEPGSGSDAGALRTTAKADGNSQYVINGSKAFISGAGFSDMYVLMCRTGDDGPKGVSTVLVPNETKGLSFGKNEDKMGWRAQPTAIVTFEDCRVPVENRIGPEGEGFKYAMKGLDGGRLNIAACALGGAQDALDRALGYVKERKQFGKRLADFQNTQFVLADMETELAACRALLHAAARKLDAKAPDATKYCAMAKRFVTDASFKVADQALQLHGGYGYLADYEVERIVRDLRVHRILEGTNEIMRVIVSREMLKE from the coding sequence ATGTCGGCGCAACTTACGGAAGACCAAGAACTTATCGTCGAAACTGCACGCAGCTTCGCACAGGAAAAGCTCCGTCCGAACGCGGCGCGTTGGGAAGAAGAGGGGCTGGATCGCGGCGTGCTGCAGGAGCTCGCAGGCCTCGGCTTTGGCGGGATTTACGTTGGCGAAGAGCACGGCGGGTCGGGGCTTTCGCGCCTCGATGCGGCGTTGATCTTTGAAGAGCTTTCACGCGGTTGCATCGCGACGGCGGCGTTCTTGTCGATCCACAATATGTGCTCTTGGATGATCGACAGCTTCGGCAGTGAAGAGCAACGCGCCGAGTGGCTGCCGAAACTGACGACGATGGAGAAGATCGCGTCCTATTGCTTGACTGAGCCAGGTTCGGGCTCGGACGCCGGGGCGCTTCGAACGACAGCGAAGGCCGACGGCAATTCGCAATACGTGATCAACGGCTCAAAGGCGTTCATCTCCGGCGCTGGCTTCTCGGACATGTACGTTCTCATGTGCCGCACAGGCGATGACGGTCCGAAGGGCGTCTCGACGGTGCTGGTGCCGAACGAGACCAAGGGGCTTTCGTTCGGGAAGAACGAAGACAAAATGGGTTGGCGCGCCCAACCGACCGCGATCGTGACCTTCGAAGATTGCCGCGTGCCGGTGGAAAATCGGATCGGTCCTGAAGGTGAGGGCTTCAAATATGCGATGAAGGGCCTTGATGGCGGGCGCCTGAACATCGCCGCGTGCGCTTTAGGCGGCGCTCAGGATGCGCTCGATCGCGCGCTTGGCTACGTCAAGGAGCGCAAGCAATTTGGCAAGCGCTTGGCGGATTTCCAGAATACGCAATTCGTGCTGGCGGATATGGAAACCGAACTCGCCGCATGCCGCGCCTTGCTGCACGCGGCGGCGCGCAAGCTTGATGCGAAGGCGCCGGATGCGACGAAGTATTGCGCTATGGCCAAGCGCTTCGTCACGGATGCTTCCTTCAAGGTCGCCGATCAGGCGCTGCAGCTGCATGGCGGCTACGGCTATCTGGCCGATTATGAAGTCGAGCGCATTGTTCGCGACTTACGCGTGCACCGGATTTTGGAAGGCACCAACGAGATCATGCGTGTCATTGTTTCGCGCGAAATGCTGAAGGAATGA
- a CDS encoding DUF5367 family protein has translation MIIRAMFFGFLMWLGVAAAFRFAGQYFFLPEESLRLVTFLSAPVVGGVLGFVFLKLLGEASGDEGEASIGLALPVLLLNGFLTHEFPNAFPNLDVTLDATFGAWSLLFGASILFVGLWNTKLAPQDERI, from the coding sequence ATGATCATTCGTGCGATGTTTTTTGGCTTTCTCATGTGGCTCGGGGTCGCTGCCGCCTTTCGTTTTGCCGGCCAGTATTTCTTTTTGCCTGAGGAATCGCTGCGCCTAGTGACATTCCTCTCGGCGCCGGTTGTTGGTGGTGTGCTCGGGTTCGTGTTTTTGAAGTTGCTCGGTGAGGCGTCAGGCGACGAGGGTGAGGCATCGATCGGTCTGGCTCTACCGGTGCTCTTGTTGAACGGATTTCTGACGCATGAATTTCCGAATGCGTTTCCGAACCTCGATGTGACGCTTGATGCGACGTTCGGCGCGTGGTCGCTGCTGTTCGGTGCTTCGATCCTTTTTGTCGGACTCTGGAACACGAAGCTTGCGCCGCAGGACGAGCGCATATGA
- a CDS encoding glycerophosphodiester phosphodiesterase family protein — MNETTRRPIVIAHRGASAYRPEHTLAAYEVAIEQGADFIEPDLVMTKDHILVCRHENEISQTTNVSNRPEFAERRKTKTVDGVEALGWWVEDFTLAELKTLRARERIPQLRPANTHYNDQFEVPTFAEALALAKQHGVGIYPELKHPTFLREQGVDPVPAFIAVVGEGGGQSAADIMYVQCFEIGAIRSLAEMSSIRWQCVQLVSADGGPWDQRDTSYADMIAGDGLRRISDYARGIGAEKALIIPRDASNNLGAPTDLVARAHAVNLVVHPWTFRPENFFLPASLRIGATSAEETLRLHGNIAAELRAFYAAGVDGVFSDDPAAAVAAR; from the coding sequence ATGAACGAGACGACGAGGCGGCCGATCGTAATCGCGCATCGTGGCGCGAGCGCATATCGGCCTGAACACACGCTTGCCGCCTACGAGGTCGCAATCGAACAAGGCGCCGACTTCATCGAGCCTGATCTGGTGATGACCAAGGATCACATCCTTGTTTGTCGTCACGAGAATGAGATTTCGCAAACCACCAATGTGTCGAATCGCCCGGAGTTCGCCGAGCGCCGCAAGACCAAGACGGTGGATGGTGTGGAAGCGCTAGGCTGGTGGGTCGAGGATTTCACGCTGGCGGAGCTGAAGACGCTGCGGGCGCGCGAACGCATTCCGCAATTGCGCCCCGCCAACACCCATTACAATGACCAATTCGAAGTGCCGACATTCGCAGAAGCCTTGGCCTTGGCCAAGCAACATGGCGTGGGCATTTATCCTGAACTGAAGCACCCGACATTCCTGCGCGAGCAGGGCGTCGATCCCGTTCCGGCGTTCATTGCCGTGGTGGGCGAGGGTGGAGGCCAGAGCGCCGCTGATATCATGTACGTGCAGTGCTTTGAGATTGGCGCAATCCGCTCGCTGGCGGAAATGTCGTCGATCCGCTGGCAGTGCGTGCAGCTTGTATCGGCGGATGGCGGGCCGTGGGATCAGCGCGACACTTCCTACGCCGATATGATCGCGGGTGATGGCTTGCGCCGGATTTCTGACTATGCGCGTGGAATCGGGGCGGAGAAGGCGCTGATCATTCCACGCGATGCGAGCAATAATCTCGGCGCGCCGACGGATCTGGTCGCGCGCGCGCATGCGGTGAACCTTGTCGTGCATCCGTGGACGTTTAGGCCGGAGAATTTCTTTTTGCCGGCGTCACTGCGCATCGGCGCCACTAGCGCGGAGGAAACGCTGCGCCTGCATGGCAATATCGCTGCCGAACTGCGCGCGTTTTATGCTGCTGGTGTTGATGGCGTCTTCAGCGACGATCCGGCGGCCGCAGTCGCGGCGCGCTAA
- a CDS encoding inositol monophosphatase family protein: MSDLRALLHLADTAAAAAGEALLANRAQWGVIEAEQGREVKIGADKHAEEIVLTAIARESEYPIISEEAGWARAMQRGDRWVWAIDPLDGSVNYLRGYPHCGVSIALLDNGKPVLGVVDCFVTRERFSGAIGLGAWLNGAPMWVSAIENPAKGILQTGVPSRASDESMKTFEQRLRTWQKVRMIGSAATALAYVAAGRAEAYRESGSMIWDVAAGCALVEAAGGVVRIEGAALDQPLEVAASNGLAPLPE, encoded by the coding sequence GTGAGCGACCTCAGAGCCCTTTTGCATCTCGCCGACACCGCCGCGGCCGCCGCTGGCGAGGCGCTCCTGGCCAACCGCGCCCAATGGGGCGTGATCGAAGCCGAGCAGGGGCGCGAGGTAAAAATCGGCGCCGACAAGCACGCCGAAGAGATCGTGCTCACCGCGATCGCGCGGGAGAGCGAATACCCAATCATCTCCGAGGAGGCGGGCTGGGCGCGAGCGATGCAGCGCGGCGACCGCTGGGTTTGGGCCATTGATCCACTCGACGGCAGCGTGAACTATCTGCGCGGCTATCCGCATTGCGGCGTTTCGATTGCGCTGTTGGACAATGGCAAGCCGGTGCTTGGGGTCGTCGATTGTTTTGTGACGCGCGAGCGCTTTTCCGGCGCGATTGGCTTGGGCGCTTGGCTCAACGGCGCGCCGATGTGGGTCTCGGCGATTGAAAATCCCGCGAAGGGTATTCTGCAAACCGGCGTCCCCTCGCGCGCGAGCGATGAGTCGATGAAGACGTTCGAGCAGCGCCTGCGCACGTGGCAGAAGGTGCGGATGATTGGCTCTGCGGCGACGGCGCTGGCGTATGTCGCAGCGGGCCGCGCCGAGGCGTACCGCGAGTCAGGTTCGATGATTTGGGATGTGGCCGCTGGCTGTGCGCTGGTTGAGGCGGCGGGCGGCGTGGTACGCATCGAGGGCGCTGCGCTTGACCAGCCGCTCGAAGTTGCCGCTTCCAACGGCCTCGCGCCGCTGCCGGAATGA
- a CDS encoding polysaccharide biosynthesis protein: MIRDAVLLGSAQAVSEAWDVRAKWARAGATVRGAVLVGPGEVPLPVITRAPIWGALDLAAVTPGSGLILVDPPADGASKRAVLTRAAEAGLKTFVLSRGKVRPLRLTDLIGRPPGEVDLARARDVIAGRRVLVTGGGGSIGSELARRLATLSPARLTLLDSSEHNLYKIGLELPEAVQVLADIRDARSIGRWFAKERPEIVFHTAALKQVPMVEAFASEGILTNVLGLQNVADASRGVGADLMFVSTDKAVDPSGLMGASKRLGEIYCQSLDREGPQRAIPVRLGNVLGSAGSVTPIFEAQLADGGPLTVTDPDVTRFFLTIPQAADALLQAAAVGLKAELRGSVFVIEMGEALAVVELAREVIRLEGLRPEIDVPIVFTGLRAGEKLHEALVASDEWREPDPAQGVIAVASQAQELDVVLAAMAKLTGLAQDGANEKIATALFEAIGADLLSDQARAV; the protein is encoded by the coding sequence ATGATCCGAGACGCGGTCCTTCTAGGGTCGGCTCAAGCAGTCTCTGAAGCCTGGGACGTGCGCGCCAAGTGGGCGCGGGCGGGCGCTACCGTGCGCGGCGCGGTGCTCGTTGGTCCCGGCGAAGTCCCGCTTCCTGTCATCACGCGCGCGCCGATCTGGGGTGCGCTCGATCTTGCCGCTGTCACCCCTGGCAGCGGTCTTATATTGGTCGATCCGCCCGCTGACGGCGCCTCTAAGCGCGCGGTGCTGACGCGCGCCGCAGAGGCGGGCCTCAAGACCTTCGTATTGAGCCGCGGCAAGGTTCGTCCGTTGCGGTTGACGGATCTGATCGGACGCCCGCCCGGCGAAGTTGATCTTGCGCGCGCGCGCGATGTTATTGCTGGGCGCCGCGTCCTGGTCACAGGCGGCGGCGGCTCGATCGGCAGTGAACTTGCGCGCCGGCTTGCAACGCTTTCGCCCGCGCGCCTCACCTTGCTCGATAGCTCCGAGCACAATCTTTACAAGATCGGGCTGGAGCTGCCCGAAGCGGTGCAAGTGCTCGCCGATATCCGAGATGCGCGCTCCATCGGCCGTTGGTTCGCGAAAGAGCGTCCCGAGATCGTGTTCCACACGGCTGCGCTTAAGCAAGTACCTATGGTCGAGGCATTCGCGAGCGAAGGCATTTTGACCAATGTGTTGGGCTTGCAGAATGTTGCGGATGCATCGCGCGGCGTTGGCGCGGACTTGATGTTCGTGTCGACGGATAAAGCTGTCGATCCGTCGGGTCTGATGGGCGCCTCGAAGCGCTTGGGTGAGATTTATTGCCAGTCGCTAGATCGCGAAGGCCCGCAGCGCGCAATCCCGGTGCGTCTAGGTAATGTGTTGGGTTCGGCCGGCTCGGTGACACCGATCTTCGAAGCGCAGCTTGCCGATGGCGGGCCGCTGACCGTCACAGATCCAGATGTGACGCGCTTTTTTCTGACCATCCCACAGGCGGCGGATGCTTTGTTGCAGGCCGCAGCCGTGGGTCTGAAGGCCGAACTTCGCGGCAGCGTCTTCGTGATCGAAATGGGCGAGGCCCTGGCGGTGGTCGAACTTGCGCGCGAAGTGATCCGCCTTGAAGGGTTGCGTCCTGAGATCGACGTGCCGATCGTGTTCACCGGCCTGCGCGCGGGTGAGAAGTTGCACGAAGCTTTGGTGGCCAGCGATGAGTGGCGCGAACCTGATCCTGCGCAGGGCGTGATCGCGGTCGCGTCACAGGCACAAGAGTTGGACGTGGTTTTAGCCGCGATGGCGAAGCTGACGGGGCTCGCGCAGGACGGCGCAAACGAAAAGATCGCTACGGCGCTCTTTGAAGCCATCGGCGCGGACTTGCTCTCGGACCAGGCGCGCGCCGTCTAG